The sequence CACACATTTACAAGGAAGGTATTTGGGTGATTAACATCGTTGCGGTTCAAAACAAGATGTTGCTCTACTCAGCAGCTGTCAGTGCAGAGATGAGCCCGAAGACATTGACACTAAAAAGCCCGGAAGAGATATCTAAGGCTAGTGCAGTACTATTTAAGAAGTTTCCGGTCAAACCGGCGAAGAAATAATTTTTCAAAAAAAACAAGCACACAGAAAACACTGAGTGGACGGATTACCGGTCATTTGGTGTTTTTCTTTTTTCTAAGCTTTTCGGGTGCTAAAAACGTAAAAAACAGGCAGATATTAAAGCCTCTTAGACATCCCTTTTACCGTTAATCGAAAGGTCTCCAAGCTATGTAAATAAAGCTGCAAACAACTACAAAATACAAGCACACGGAAAACACTGAGCGAACGGATGACCTGTCATTCGGTGTGTTCCGTTTTTTCTGTGTTTTCCGTGTGCTAAAATATTATCAAATAGAAGCTGTTTCCCAGGCTTCAATCTTATCTTTTTTGCTCAACAGATAGTCAATATCGTCCAATCCATTCAGCAAACACTCCTTTTTGTAAGAGTTGATATCGAACGATTCCACAGCACCATTGGCATTGTTGGTGATAGTCTGTGCAGCGAGATCCACTGTGACCGTTGTTTTAGCATCCGCATTAATGGCCGCAAAAAGATCTGCCAAAAATTTTTCCGATACAACAACCGGAAGCACGCCGTTATTAAGCGCATTGCCCTTGAAAATATCGGCAAAAAAGCTCGACACAACCACTTTGAAACCGTAGCCTGCAATCGCCCAGGCGGCATGTTCGCGACTTGAACCGCTACCAAAATTCTTGCCACCTACCAATACTTGGCCGGTATAGGTTGGGTTGTTCAACACAAAGTTACTAATTGGCTGACCGGCTTTATCGTAACGCCAGTCGGCAAAAAGATTGTCACCAAAACCTTCGCGGGTAGTCGCTTTCAGGAAGCGCGCCGGGATGATCTGGTCGGTGTCCACATTTTCGATAGGGAGTGGAACACAAGAAGATGTGATGGTTTGAAATTTTTCCATTTTTTATTTTTTTCGCACACGGAAAACACAGAATATACGGATCCGCATTTCCAGAATGCTCGTTTTAACTTACTGTTTTTCTATCGTTGGTATAAATCAGTCGTTTCATTTCTGCTTTCTTACCAAAATTCAAAAGCAAACCCACTTCCAATTCACACGCTTTTAAATAATTTATCAACTGATATTCATGTTCTTTACACATACTTTCGACGGCCTTCAACTCTAAGATAACTTTACCGTCAACCACAATATCTGCATAAAAGACCCCGACAACCTTGCCATTGTAATACACATTAATTGGCTTCTCAGTTTCGCATTTCAAACCAGCGTTTGTTAATTCCAGATAAAGTGCATTTTTATATACCTTTTCAAGAAATCCAAATCCAAGTTTATGATGCACTTGATAAAACCAGTATATTATTTCTTCTGTCAGTGCTTCATGTAGCATATTGATTCTGTGTCATTCTGTAAAATCAGTGTAGTCTGTGTGCTTATTTAATTATCAGTTGTTCGCCTTCAAATTCGATGATGCGTTTGCGCCAATCGTCAGGAATGACACAACTGGTTTGAGCCTTAATATCAAAGCAGACCACAACCGCCGTACACGTTGAAAGAAGATCGCCGTTATCGCTGTTAATCAGCAAATGTTCCATCGTAAAACTCTTATTTCCTAAGACAGAGATACGGGTTTCGACATAAATATTGTAGCGCATAAAGATCGGCTTCAGATAATCGATCTTTATCGAAGCCCCCACAACAGCCAATCCACTAAAATCGATTTCGGGTATCACCTGATCGAAATAGTCCATTTTACCGGCATCATAATAATTGAGATACACGGTATTGGAGACATGTCCGATGATATCCACATCGTTGAAACGAACCTGAATAGGCACTTTCGATTTGAATACTGCACTCATACCTAATCGCTTTTTGCACACGGATAACACTGAATCAACAGAATCTCAAGAATACTATTTACTATTCCGTCGTCTCCGTGTATTCTGTGTGCTGAGATTTAGTTTCTCGGATCGGTAATTTTGCCGGTTACAGCAGCAGCAGCAGCTACCAGCGGACCTGCCAAAATGGTACGAGCGCCCGGACCCTGACGTCCTTCGAAGTTACGGTTAGAGGTTGATACGGCATATTTTCCGGCAGGAACCTTATCTTCGTTCATAGCAAGGCAAGCCGAACATCCCGGTTGACGCAATTCAAAACCAGCTTCGGTAAGGATTTTATCCAAACCTTCGGCACGAATCTGCTTTTCGACCATCCATGAACCCGGCACCAACCATGCAATCACGTTATCGGCTTTCTTTTTGCCTTTCACGTAAGCGGCAAAAGCGCGGAAATCCTCGATACGACCATTGGTACAACTACCAAGGAATACGTAGTCGATTTGTTTACCTTCCAGTTTTTCACCGGGTTTAAAGCCCATGTAGTTCAACGATTTTTCGAACGAAATGCGACCAGCCTCATCAATCTGATCGATGGTAGGAATTGCACCTCCGATAGCCATCCCCATGCCGGGATTAGTACCGTAAGTAATCCACGGTTCGATGGATGCTGCATCGAAGGAGATTTCGCGATCGAACTTAGCACCGTCATCCGATTTCAGGGTTTTCCAGTAAGCAAGCACTTTGTCCCAGGCTTCGCCTTTAGGAGCAAATTCGCGGCCTTGTACGTAAGCGAAAGTAGTTTCGTCAGGGGCAATCATACCTCCACGGGCACCCATTTCGATACTCAGGTTACAAACCGTCATACGTTCTTCCATCGACAGGTTACAGATGGCTTCGCCGGCATATTCCACGAAATAACCCGTTGCACCACCGGTTGTCAATTGAGAGATAGTATAAAGAGCAATATCTTTGGCTGTAACGCCCGGTTTCAGTTTGCCGTTATAGTTGATACGCATCGTTTTAGGACGCGGTTGCAAAATACATTGCGATGCAAGCACCATCTCCACCTCGCTGGTACCGATACCAAACGCAATGGCACCGAATGCGCCGTGAGTAGAGGTGTGACTATCGCCGCATACAATGGTCATACCCGGCTGTGTCAAACCGTTTTCCGGTCCGATTACGTGGATAATACCATTCTTTTCGTGTCCCAATCCGTAGAGTGTCAGGCCGAAATCGGCGGCATTCTTCGAGAGTGTATCTACCTGATTTTTAGAAATCGGATCCTGAATTGGTTTATCCTGATTCAGAGTCGGAATATTGTGGTCGGGAGACAAAGTAGTTTTCTCCGGACGGAATACTTTCAAACCGCGTTTACGAAGGCCATCGAATGCCTGAGGGCTGGTTACTTCGTGGCAAAAATGCCTATCGATATAAATCTGCGTAGGACCATCGGTAACTGCCGTCACCACATGCGCGTCCCAAATCTTGTCAAATAAAGTCTTAGACATGAAATATAATTATGAATTGTTAGTTATTAGTGATTAATTTAATCTGGATTTAGTTGTCTTAATACTGCTTGTCAATAGTTTAATAAGTTCAATCGCATCTTTATTGACACTTTCAAACTGTTGTTCGGTCAAATAAGCCGTTGCTTGCAATAGATCCAACCAATAAATCGTTTCATTAATCTCTTTTTGTGCAATCGCTAATTTATGCACAAAATCCGTTTTACTCTCGGCATGTTCGGCTTCCCGCACCATTGCACCAACTGATGTTCCGCTGCGGAGAAGTTGTTTACTCATCAAAAACTCAGACTTCTCTTCATTCAGATATTTGAACAGGTTCACAATCCGAATGGCAAACTCAAAGCTTTTCTGTTTTAAGATTCCCTCTTTCATAGTTCATTAATCGTTGACAATTAACCACTAACCACTCATTACAGGTCTTTTATCAGCACATTGGCCTTGGAGAACTGTGTATCGTACTCGTCGAGAATATCTTCGAGCTGATTAGTGATTTCAACGTCACGCAGCGAGCCGTGCTCGTCTATTTTCTTTTCAATGGTTTCCATCAACATTCCGAGAGTCATCTGCAAGATGGCAAACGCCGGCTGGTAGCCCGTTTTATCGGCATCCGGTATTATCACCTCGCGTATGATTCCTGATTCTGTCAGTTTCGTCAGCATCGTTTGTACCACATGCTCGGGCAACTTAATCGCTTTGGCAAGCGTCAGCACCACCGGAGGATCTTCACGCCGTTCAAAGCATTTCACAATATAGTGAACCAGAAAAAGATAGGCAATCTTCTGTTTTCGTATCGACAAAGAGACGACGCTACGCTCGATTTCAATACGTTTGATATTTTCGATGGTATAGGCAATGTTGGCTCCCAGAAGAAAAATATTCCAGGTGTAATACAAAAAAATCAGCAACAGCGGCAAAGCGGCAAAACTACCATAAATAGCATTGTAGCGAGCCACACCTACCTGAAAATTGATATAAACAAACTGCAATAACTGAAACGCTGTTCCGGCAATAATACTGGCAATAATTACAGGTTTAATTTTAACCCTGACATTCGGCATAATGGTGTACATGCAGGCAAACAAAAACCAGCTCATCAGGTAAGGCACAAACGAAAAGAACGCTTTGAACAACCAGTTGATTTCGGCCTGATCAGTCACAGACTGCAATGTGTGCGACAAATAAATCATCGCACTCGACGAGGCAATCAGAAAGACCGGAGTAAGAATCATCATTGCCAGATAGTCGGTAAATTTCCGCACCCAGGTTCGCTGTTTTTCAACATGACGAATATCGTTCAATGCTTTTTCTATGTATCCAAACATTTGGATTACAGAATAGAACAAGAACAGCAATCCCACTCCGGCTACGACTTCTCCTTTGGTGTGAGCCAATAACGATTTGGTAAAATCAAGGATCGTCGGCAAGGCATCACCCGCCCAATCGAGATGCTCCTGCATCCATTGCGTCAACAGGGCATCCATCCCGAAACCCTTAGCCACGCCAAACAACAACGCGAAAACCGGCACTATAGAAAGCAATGTAAAATAAGTCAATGCCGAAGCCCGGTACACCAACCGGC comes from Paludibacter jiangxiensis and encodes:
- the leuD gene encoding 3-isopropylmalate dehydratase small subunit; this encodes MEKFQTITSSCVPLPIENVDTDQIIPARFLKATTREGFGDNLFADWRYDKAGQPISNFVLNNPTYTGQVLVGGKNFGSGSSREHAAWAIAGYGFKVVVSSFFADIFKGNALNNGVLPVVVSEKFLADLFAAINADAKTTVTVDLAAQTITNNANGAVESFDINSYKKECLLNGLDDIDYLLSKKDKIEAWETASI
- a CDS encoding GxxExxY protein, with product MLHEALTEEIIYWFYQVHHKLGFGFLEKVYKNALYLELTNAGLKCETEKPINVYYNGKVVGVFYADIVVDGKVILELKAVESMCKEHEYQLINYLKACELEVGLLLNFGKKAEMKRLIYTNDRKTVS
- a CDS encoding acyl-CoA thioesterase, with protein sequence MSAVFKSKVPIQVRFNDVDIIGHVSNTVYLNYYDAGKMDYFDQVIPEIDFSGLAVVGASIKIDYLKPIFMRYNIYVETRISVLGNKSFTMEHLLINSDNGDLLSTCTAVVVCFDIKAQTSCVIPDDWRKRIIEFEGEQLIIK
- the leuC gene encoding 3-isopropylmalate dehydratase large subunit codes for the protein MSKTLFDKIWDAHVVTAVTDGPTQIYIDRHFCHEVTSPQAFDGLRKRGLKVFRPEKTTLSPDHNIPTLNQDKPIQDPISKNQVDTLSKNAADFGLTLYGLGHEKNGIIHVIGPENGLTQPGMTIVCGDSHTSTHGAFGAIAFGIGTSEVEMVLASQCILQPRPKTMRINYNGKLKPGVTAKDIALYTISQLTTGGATGYFVEYAGEAICNLSMEERMTVCNLSIEMGARGGMIAPDETTFAYVQGREFAPKGEAWDKVLAYWKTLKSDDGAKFDREISFDAASIEPWITYGTNPGMGMAIGGAIPTIDQIDEAGRISFEKSLNYMGFKPGEKLEGKQIDYVFLGSCTNGRIEDFRAFAAYVKGKKKADNVIAWLVPGSWMVEKQIRAEGLDKILTEAGFELRQPGCSACLAMNEDKVPAGKYAVSTSNRNFEGRQGPGARTILAGPLVAAAAAVTGKITDPRN
- a CDS encoding four helix bundle protein, encoding MKEGILKQKSFEFAIRIVNLFKYLNEEKSEFLMSKQLLRSGTSVGAMVREAEHAESKTDFVHKLAIAQKEINETIYWLDLLQATAYLTEQQFESVNKDAIELIKLLTSSIKTTKSRLN
- a CDS encoding YihY/virulence factor BrkB family protein; its protein translation is MTTKPKQTLVGRFNQFIFHDLWHADTKLLPKYKAFGYTMMKIGSVTYDEWVKGRLVYRASALTYFTLLSIVPVFALLFGVAKGFGMDALLTQWMQEHLDWAGDALPTILDFTKSLLAHTKGEVVAGVGLLFLFYSVIQMFGYIEKALNDIRHVEKQRTWVRKFTDYLAMMILTPVFLIASSSAMIYLSHTLQSVTDQAEINWLFKAFFSFVPYLMSWFLFACMYTIMPNVRVKIKPVIIASIIAGTAFQLLQFVYINFQVGVARYNAIYGSFAALPLLLIFLYYTWNIFLLGANIAYTIENIKRIEIERSVVSLSIRKQKIAYLFLVHYIVKCFERREDPPVVLTLAKAIKLPEHVVQTMLTKLTESGIIREVIIPDADKTGYQPAFAILQMTLGMLMETIEKKIDEHGSLRDVEITNQLEDILDEYDTQFSKANVLIKDL